The following coding sequences lie in one Nitratireductor mangrovi genomic window:
- the araD gene encoding L-arabinonate dehydratase, translating into MTFRKADWPRRLRSQEWYGGDSRDAIYHRSWMKNRGLPADLFDGRPVIGICNTWSELTPCNAHLRDLAERVKHGIYEAGGLPLEFPVFSPGESSLRPTAMLYRNLAAMDVEEALRANPLDGVVLLAGCDKTTPALLMGAASVDLPAIVVSGGPMLNGWFRGERVGSGTALWQMSEDIKAGKMSRADFLEAEQSMSRSPGSCNTMGTASTMASMAEALGMALSGNAAVPAVDSRRRVMAHLTGRRIVDMVKDDLKPSDILTREAFANAIRTNGAIGGSTNAVIHLLAIAGRAGVELTLDDWDRLGRDVPTIVNLMPSGRYLMEEFFYAGGLPVVLKSLLDGGMLHGDALTVSGQTISAEIAGVRNWNEDVIRPVDKPLTAQGGIAVLRGNLAPNGAVIKPSAASAHLMKHRGRAVVFEDIEHYKARINDEALDIDETSIMVLKNCGPRGYPGMAEVGNMGLPPKVLRKGITDMVRISDARMSGTAYGTVVLHTAPEAAAGGPLAVVRDGDLIELDVNARRLHLDIPANELAARLAAWQSTVRRPEGGYIQLFHDHVGGADTGADFDFLAGARGKAVPRESH; encoded by the coding sequence ATGACTTTCAGGAAGGCCGACTGGCCGCGCAGGCTGCGTTCGCAGGAGTGGTATGGCGGCGACAGTCGCGACGCCATCTATCACCGGTCATGGATGAAGAACCGGGGCCTGCCGGCCGACCTGTTCGACGGGCGCCCGGTGATCGGCATCTGCAACACCTGGTCGGAACTGACGCCCTGCAACGCGCATCTGCGCGACCTTGCCGAACGGGTCAAGCACGGCATCTATGAGGCTGGCGGCCTGCCCCTGGAATTTCCGGTCTTTTCGCCGGGGGAATCGTCGCTGCGCCCGACGGCAATGCTCTACCGCAACCTGGCTGCCATGGACGTCGAGGAGGCGCTGCGCGCCAATCCGCTCGACGGCGTCGTGCTTCTGGCCGGCTGCGACAAGACCACGCCGGCGTTGCTGATGGGCGCGGCCAGCGTCGACCTGCCGGCGATCGTCGTTTCCGGCGGCCCCATGCTCAATGGCTGGTTCCGCGGCGAGCGCGTCGGCTCCGGCACGGCGCTCTGGCAGATGTCGGAGGACATCAAGGCCGGCAAGATGTCGCGCGCCGACTTCCTCGAGGCCGAGCAGTCGATGTCGCGCTCGCCGGGCTCCTGCAACACGATGGGCACGGCCTCGACCATGGCCTCGATGGCCGAGGCGCTCGGCATGGCGCTTTCTGGGAACGCCGCCGTACCCGCAGTCGACAGCCGCCGCCGGGTGATGGCACATCTGACCGGGCGGCGCATCGTCGACATGGTCAAGGACGACCTTAAGCCGTCCGATATCCTGACCCGGGAAGCGTTTGCGAACGCGATCCGCACCAACGGCGCGATCGGCGGATCGACCAACGCGGTCATCCATCTGCTGGCAATTGCCGGGCGCGCAGGCGTCGAACTCACGCTCGATGATTGGGACCGGCTCGGCCGCGACGTTCCGACCATCGTCAACCTGATGCCGTCGGGCCGTTATCTGATGGAAGAGTTCTTCTATGCGGGCGGCCTGCCGGTGGTGCTCAAGTCGCTGCTCGACGGCGGCATGCTTCACGGCGACGCCCTTACCGTTTCCGGCCAGACGATCTCCGCTGAGATCGCCGGGGTACGCAACTGGAACGAGGACGTGATCCGGCCCGTCGACAAGCCGTTGACCGCTCAGGGAGGCATTGCCGTCTTGCGCGGCAACCTGGCGCCCAACGGCGCGGTGATCAAGCCGTCCGCGGCGAGCGCGCATCTGATGAAGCATCGCGGCCGGGCCGTTGTGTTCGAGGACATCGAACACTACAAGGCGAGGATCAACGACGAAGCACTCGATATCGACGAAACCAGCATCATGGTCCTGAAAAACTGCGGGCCGCGCGGCTATCCCGGCATGGCGGAGGTCGGCAATATGGGCCTGCCGCCCAAGGTCCTGAGAAAGGGCATCACCGACATGGTGCGCATCTCCGACGCACGCATGTCGGGGACCGCCTACGGCACGGTCGTCTTGCACACCGCGCCTGAAGCGGCCGCGGGCGGACCACTGGCGGTCGTCCGGGATGGCGACCTGATCGAACTCGACGTCAACGCCCGCCGCCTCCACCTAGACATACCGGCGAACGAGTTGGCGGCACGCCTCGCCGCGTGGCAATCCACGGTGCGGCGGCCCGAAGGCGGCTACATTCAGCTGTTCCACGATCATGTCGGCGGGGCCGACACGGGTGCCGATTTCGACTTCCTTGCCGGCGCCCGGGGAAAGGCCGTACCGCGTGAAAGCCACTGA
- the araD1 gene encoding AraD1 family protein, whose product MLLSQVRTTSGDVRVIAREGTEAYEVRGAASVHELALAAARSGEKIAERVGRLGLGPAVDLASAYDEGRMLPPIHHADPAHLHLTGTGLTHLGSAATRDAMHQKAVEDDGKLTDSMRMFRMGVDGGKPGSGGPGVQPEWFYKGNGTMVAAPGAPLVSPSFADDGGEEPEIAGIYVIGDDGTAFRVGFALGNEFSDHVMEKVNYLYLAHSKLRPASFGPEILVGDLPADIRGVSRIRRGGETVFEKPFLSGEANMSHSIANLEHHHFKYALFRQPGDIHVHMFGTATLSFADGLRVEPGDLFEIEAGPFGLPLRNPLAVASEPARGSRVAVAVL is encoded by the coding sequence ATGCTTTTGTCCCAGGTCAGGACCACCTCCGGCGACGTTCGTGTCATCGCGCGCGAAGGTACGGAAGCTTACGAGGTCCGCGGGGCGGCCAGCGTCCACGAACTGGCGCTGGCGGCAGCGCGCAGCGGTGAGAAGATCGCCGAAAGGGTCGGGCGCCTCGGCCTCGGTCCCGCAGTCGACCTCGCAAGCGCCTATGATGAGGGCCGCATGCTGCCGCCGATCCACCACGCAGATCCGGCGCATCTGCATCTCACCGGGACCGGCCTGACCCATCTCGGTTCGGCCGCGACGCGCGACGCCATGCATCAGAAGGCTGTCGAGGACGACGGCAAGCTGACCGATTCCATGCGCATGTTCCGCATGGGCGTCGACGGCGGCAAACCCGGCAGTGGCGGCCCCGGCGTGCAACCGGAGTGGTTCTACAAGGGCAACGGCACCATGGTCGCGGCACCTGGCGCGCCGCTGGTCTCGCCGTCCTTCGCCGACGACGGCGGCGAGGAGCCGGAAATCGCCGGCATCTATGTCATTGGCGACGACGGCACCGCCTTCCGCGTCGGCTTCGCGCTCGGCAACGAGTTCTCCGACCACGTGATGGAGAAGGTGAACTATCTCTACCTGGCGCACTCCAAGCTGCGCCCCGCCTCCTTCGGTCCCGAGATCCTGGTCGGCGACCTGCCCGCCGACATTCGCGGTGTGTCGCGCATCAGGCGCGGCGGCGAAACCGTCTTCGAGAAGCCGTTCCTCTCCGGCGAGGCGAACATGTCGCACTCGATCGCCAATCTCGAACATCATCACTTCAAATACGCGCTCTTCCGCCAGCCCGGCGACATCCACGTCCACATGTTCGGCACCGCGACGCTGTCGTTCGCGGATGGCCTGCGCGTCGAACCCGGCGATCTCTTCGAGATAGAAGCCGGACCCTTCGGCCTGCCGCTGCGCAATCCGCTGGCGGTGGCATCCGAACCGGCCCGCGGGTCGCGCGTCGCCGTGGCCGTACTTTGA
- the mmsB gene encoding multiple monosaccharide ABC transporter permease: MEAVESGARRDEPSNAIGAYLVRHMREYGLLFALIAIMIFFQIVTDGTLLRPVNITNLFLQNSYIIVMALGMLVVIVSGNIDLSVGSVMGFIGALAAVMMVQWDWPVMATVLACLFAGIVIGGAQGYFVAYWRIPSFIVTLAGMLVFRGLSLWLLEGQSVGPFPGSFQVLSTGFIPDIFGIGRPNGTAIAAGIVAVALILWLGFRDRAHNRQYGIEGEPMAFFIVRNAIVAGALLFVAYKLSTFRGLPNVLISMVVLTIIYAFLTENTTLGRRIYALGGNEKAAKLSGIKTERLTFLAFVNMGMLAALAGLIFAARLNTATPKAGFAVELDVIAAVFIGGASMSGGVGKIVGAVVGAFIMGVMNNGMSIMGIGIDYQQVIKGLVLLAAVFFDVYNKSKS; this comes from the coding sequence ATGGAAGCGGTGGAATCCGGCGCCAGGCGCGACGAGCCGTCCAATGCAATCGGCGCCTATCTTGTCAGGCACATGCGCGAATACGGACTGCTGTTCGCGCTGATCGCCATCATGATCTTCTTCCAGATCGTCACCGACGGCACTCTGCTGCGCCCGGTGAACATCACCAACCTGTTTCTCCAGAACAGCTACATCATCGTGATGGCGCTCGGTATGCTGGTCGTCATCGTGTCGGGCAATATCGACCTTTCCGTCGGCTCGGTCATGGGCTTCATCGGCGCGCTCGCGGCCGTCATGATGGTGCAATGGGACTGGCCGGTCATGGCGACGGTGCTCGCCTGCCTTTTCGCCGGCATCGTCATCGGCGGCGCCCAGGGCTACTTCGTCGCCTATTGGCGCATACCCTCCTTCATCGTCACGCTGGCCGGCATGCTGGTCTTCCGCGGGTTGTCGCTGTGGCTGCTGGAGGGCCAGTCGGTCGGCCCGTTCCCCGGCAGCTTCCAGGTGCTGTCGACGGGCTTCATTCCGGACATCTTCGGCATCGGCCGCCCCAACGGCACCGCGATCGCCGCCGGCATCGTCGCTGTCGCCCTCATTCTCTGGCTCGGCTTTCGCGACCGCGCCCACAATCGCCAGTACGGCATCGAGGGCGAACCGATGGCCTTCTTCATCGTTCGAAACGCCATCGTGGCCGGCGCGCTGCTTTTCGTCGCCTACAAGCTGTCGACCTTCCGCGGCCTGCCCAACGTGCTGATCTCGATGGTCGTGTTGACGATCATCTACGCCTTCCTCACGGAGAACACGACCCTCGGCCGCCGCATCTACGCGCTGGGCGGCAACGAGAAGGCGGCCAAGCTGTCGGGCATCAAGACGGAGCGCCTCACCTTTCTCGCCTTCGTCAACATGGGGATGCTGGCGGCACTTGCCGGACTCATCTTCGCCGCGCGGCTGAACACGGCTACGCCAAAGGCCGGCTTCGCAGTCGAACTCGACGTGATCGCCGCGGTCTTCATCGGCGGCGCCTCGATGTCGGGCGGCGTCGGCAAGATCGTCGGCGCGGTCGTTGGCGCCTTCATCATGGGCGTCATGAACAACGGCATGTCGATCATGGGCATCGGCATCGATTACCAGCAGGTGATCAAGGGCCTGGTGCTGCTCGCGGCGGTTTTCTTCGACGTCTACAACAAGAGCAAGAGCTGA
- the mmsA gene encoding multiple monosaccharide ABC transporter ATP-binding protein, whose product MKPLLEMRAITKTFPGVKALDTVNLTVAEGEIHALVGENGAGKSTLMKVLSGVYPAGTYEGEIHYDGALASFSGIADSEAVGIIIIHQELALVPLLSIAENLFLGNERSRAGVINWRETLRRTEALLKKVGLAEAPTTLVDNLGVGKQQLVEIAKALSKDVRLLILDEPTAALSESDSQALLDLLLELKAQGVTSIIISHKLNEVRRIADRVTVIRDGTTISTLDARTDPITEDRIVRDMVGRDMAHRYPERERRAGDILMEVRNWNVWHAEHADRQVIHDANLTVRSGEVVGIAGLMGSGRTELAMSIFGRSYGRRISGEVRLRGQPVDVSQVDRAIAAGLAYVTEDRKTLGLILDETIERNVTLANLKAVSSQGVISETRETQVAEKYRAAMNIRTPSVFQKVVNLSGGNQQKVVLSKWLFAGPDVLILDEPTRGIDVGAKFEIYSIINELSAEGKGVLMISSEMPEMLGMCDRIYVMNEGSLVGELTAAEASQERIMSLIVTE is encoded by the coding sequence ATGAAACCCCTGCTTGAGATGCGCGCGATCACCAAGACCTTTCCCGGCGTGAAGGCGCTGGACACGGTGAACCTCACCGTGGCGGAGGGCGAGATCCACGCGCTCGTCGGTGAAAACGGGGCCGGCAAGTCGACCCTGATGAAGGTGCTTTCCGGCGTCTATCCCGCCGGCACCTACGAGGGCGAGATCCACTACGACGGGGCGCTCGCCTCCTTTTCCGGAATTGCCGACAGCGAGGCGGTCGGCATCATCATCATCCACCAGGAACTGGCGCTGGTGCCGCTGCTGTCGATTGCCGAGAACCTCTTTCTCGGCAACGAGCGCTCTAGGGCAGGCGTCATCAACTGGCGCGAGACGCTGCGACGCACCGAGGCCCTCCTGAAGAAGGTCGGTCTCGCCGAGGCGCCGACCACGCTCGTCGACAATCTCGGCGTCGGCAAGCAGCAACTGGTCGAGATCGCCAAGGCGCTGTCGAAGGACGTGCGCCTGCTCATCCTTGACGAGCCGACCGCGGCACTTTCGGAAAGCGACAGCCAGGCGCTTCTCGACCTGCTGCTCGAACTCAAGGCGCAAGGCGTCACCTCCATCATTATCAGCCACAAGCTCAACGAGGTGCGGCGCATCGCCGACCGGGTGACCGTCATCCGCGACGGCACGACGATCTCGACCCTCGATGCCCGTACCGACCCGATCACCGAGGACCGCATCGTCCGCGACATGGTCGGTCGCGACATGGCGCACCGCTATCCCGAGCGCGAGCGGCGCGCCGGCGACATCCTGATGGAGGTCAGGAACTGGAACGTCTGGCACGCCGAGCACGCGGACCGTCAGGTGATCCACGACGCCAACCTGACTGTGCGTTCCGGCGAAGTCGTCGGCATCGCCGGCCTGATGGGTTCCGGACGTACCGAACTGGCAATGAGCATCTTCGGGCGCAGCTACGGACGCAGGATTTCTGGCGAGGTACGGTTGCGCGGACAGCCGGTCGACGTGTCGCAGGTCGACCGGGCGATCGCCGCCGGCCTTGCCTATGTGACCGAGGACCGCAAGACGCTGGGCCTCATCCTCGACGAAACGATCGAACGCAACGTGACGCTGGCCAATCTCAAGGCCGTCTCCTCGCAAGGCGTGATCTCGGAAACCCGCGAGACGCAGGTCGCGGAAAAATACCGCGCCGCCATGAACATCCGCACCCCGTCGGTGTTCCAGAAGGTGGTCAACCTGTCGGGCGGCAACCAGCAGAAGGTGGTGCTGTCGAAATGGCTCTTTGCCGGGCCGGATGTGCTGATCCTCGACGAGCCGACGCGCGGCATCGACGTCGGCGCCAAGTTCGAGATCTACAGCATCATCAACGAGCTGTCGGCGGAGGGCAAAGGCGTGCTGATGATCTCCTCGGAGATGCCTGAGATGCTCGGCATGTGCGACCGCATCTACGTGATGAACGAAGGATCGCTGGTCGGCGAGCTGACCGCCGCGGAAGCCAGCCAGGAGCGCATCATGTCGCTCATCGTAACGGAATAG
- the chvE gene encoding multiple monosaccharide ABC transporter substrate-binding protein → MRLLTTVLATTALAATLFAGAAYAQDKGTVGIAMPTKSSARWISDGNSMVEQFEAAGYGTDLQYAEDDIPNQLAQIENMITKGVNVLVIAAIDGTTLSNALANAHAADIKVIAYDRLIRDSANVDYYATFDNFKVGVQQATSLVNGLKERYPDQKPWHVELFGGSPDDNNAYFFYDGAMSVLQPLIDSGDIVIPSGQMGMDVVGTLRWDGAVAQSRMDNLLSANYTDKQVHGVLSPYDGLSIGILSSLKGVGYGSGDLKMPIVTGQDAEVPSVKSILAGEQYSTVFKDTRELARVTVGMVDALLGGGEPEINDTETYDNGVKVVPSYLLEPVSVDASNWEDILIGSGYYTMDQIK, encoded by the coding sequence ATGAGGCTTTTGACAACCGTACTGGCGACGACGGCGCTTGCCGCCACGCTGTTCGCCGGCGCAGCCTACGCGCAGGACAAGGGAACCGTCGGCATCGCCATGCCGACCAAGTCGTCGGCGCGCTGGATTTCCGACGGCAACAGCATGGTCGAACAGTTCGAGGCCGCTGGCTACGGCACCGATCTGCAATATGCCGAGGACGACATCCCCAACCAGCTCGCCCAGATCGAGAACATGATCACCAAGGGCGTCAACGTGCTGGTGATCGCCGCGATCGACGGCACCACGCTTTCCAACGCGCTCGCCAACGCGCATGCGGCCGACATCAAGGTCATCGCCTATGACCGCCTGATCCGCGACAGCGCGAACGTCGACTATTACGCCACCTTCGACAACTTCAAGGTCGGCGTGCAGCAGGCGACGTCGCTGGTCAACGGGCTCAAGGAACGCTACCCCGACCAGAAGCCCTGGCACGTCGAACTGTTCGGCGGCTCTCCGGACGACAACAACGCCTATTTCTTCTACGACGGCGCGATGTCGGTGCTGCAGCCGCTGATCGATTCCGGCGACATCGTCATCCCCTCCGGCCAGATGGGCATGGACGTCGTCGGAACGCTGCGCTGGGACGGCGCCGTCGCCCAGTCGCGCATGGATAATCTCCTGTCGGCCAACTACACCGACAAGCAGGTGCATGGCGTGCTGTCGCCCTATGACGGGCTGTCGATCGGCATCCTGTCGTCGCTCAAGGGCGTCGGCTACGGCTCCGGCGACCTGAAGATGCCGATCGTCACCGGTCAGGACGCCGAGGTTCCGTCTGTGAAGTCGATCCTCGCCGGCGAGCAGTATTCGACCGTGTTCAAGGACACGCGTGAACTGGCCCGCGTCACCGTCGGCATGGTCGATGCCCTGCTAGGCGGCGGCGAGCCAGAGATCAACGACACCGAGACCTACGACAACGGCGTCAAGGTGGTGCCGTCCTATCTGCTCGAGCCGGTTTCGGTGGATGCTTCCAACTGGGAAGATATCCTGATCGGCTCCGGCTACTATACGATGGACCAGATCAAGTAA
- a CDS encoding LysR family transcriptional regulator: MDEPVQTGTTSPRRDELIRKGFKIAHLRLICALRETGQMSAAAAQLAISQPAASRLAADLERIVGVPLHLRHARGVELTPYGERLAARAEMMLQGLDDTARELSELERGNQGTVAIGSVTGPAIDLVLPVVRHARVTRPLISVTLVVDTSDRLAEDLMAARVDFYIGRLLGDFDPKSFSLTEIGPEPVSLIVRTGHPLLRQPIITLRDCVAYDWVQQARGGLLRRSMESQLLARGIPLPEKVLSTSSLLLTLAYISQTNAIAPVASAAADFYRREEGLGGRIVALPVDDRIEVEPYALITHAGRPLSPASQVLFDMVRGQIEAQRERARDG, from the coding sequence ATGGACGAGCCGGTCCAGACGGGAACCACATCGCCACGCCGCGACGAACTGATCCGCAAGGGTTTCAAGATTGCCCATCTGCGGCTCATCTGCGCGCTCAGGGAGACCGGCCAGATGAGTGCGGCGGCGGCGCAGCTGGCGATCTCGCAGCCCGCGGCCTCGCGACTCGCCGCCGATCTCGAGCGCATTGTCGGCGTTCCGCTCCACCTCCGCCACGCACGCGGGGTGGAGCTGACGCCGTATGGCGAAAGGCTGGCGGCGCGCGCCGAAATGATGCTGCAGGGCCTCGATGACACGGCGCGCGAACTGAGCGAACTCGAACGCGGCAACCAGGGCACGGTGGCGATCGGCTCGGTCACCGGACCGGCCATCGACCTCGTCCTGCCGGTGGTCAGGCACGCCCGCGTCACCCGCCCGCTCATTTCGGTGACCCTGGTCGTCGACACCAGCGACAGGCTGGCCGAGGATCTGATGGCGGCGCGGGTCGATTTCTACATCGGGCGGCTGCTCGGCGATTTCGACCCCAAATCGTTTTCGCTGACCGAGATCGGCCCCGAACCGGTCAGCCTCATCGTGCGCACCGGCCATCCCCTCCTGCGCCAGCCCATCATCACCTTGCGCGACTGCGTCGCCTATGACTGGGTGCAGCAGGCGCGCGGCGGCCTGCTGCGCCGGAGCATGGAGAGCCAGCTGCTGGCACGTGGCATCCCGCTTCCGGAGAAGGTGCTGAGCACCTCGTCGCTGCTCCTCACGCTTGCCTATATCAGCCAGACCAACGCCATCGCACCGGTGGCGTCGGCCGCCGCCGACTTCTACCGCCGCGAGGAAGGGTTGGGCGGACGCATCGTCGCCTTGCCCGTCGATGACCGCATCGAGGTCGAGCCATACGCCCTGATCACGCATGCCGGCCGTCCCCTTTCGCCAGCTTCTCAGGTCCTGTTCGACATGGTGCGCGGCCAGATCGAGGCGCAGCGTGAGCGGGCGCGGGACGGGTAG
- a CDS encoding 2-dehydro-3-deoxygalactonokinase, producing MSGKRASFAGVDWGTSRLRIWIMDDDGGVLAERHSERGMATVAAGGFADVLEQELAGLDAPPSLPAVICGMAGARQGWREVPYLDLPARLDNLARGALAIDGAARPVYILPGLAQSSPEAPDVMRGEETQIAGAASVAAATAETFCLPGTHSKWATVSDGAVTGFSTYLTGEMFALLCEHSILRHSVGSSRQVAADNPVFLDRLRDTLASPDVLLSRLFSIRAAGLLAGLSQTDAAAALSGHLIGAEIAAVQARLAGDGSTVVLVASGAIVPLYEAAMNAADLPYRLVDAETAVRAGLLDAARTLLAPKG from the coding sequence GTGTCGGGAAAGAGGGCGAGTTTCGCGGGCGTCGACTGGGGCACGAGCCGCCTGCGGATCTGGATCATGGACGACGACGGTGGCGTGCTGGCCGAGCGGCACAGCGAGCGCGGCATGGCGACGGTCGCCGCCGGCGGTTTCGCCGATGTGCTGGAACAGGAACTCGCCGGGCTCGACGCCCCGCCGTCGCTGCCGGCCGTCATTTGCGGCATGGCCGGCGCCCGCCAGGGTTGGCGCGAAGTCCCCTATCTGGACCTGCCGGCACGGTTGGACAATCTCGCCAGGGGCGCCCTGGCCATCGACGGGGCGGCGCGGCCCGTCTACATCCTGCCCGGGCTGGCGCAATCGTCGCCCGAGGCCCCCGATGTCATGCGTGGCGAGGAGACGCAGATCGCCGGCGCGGCGTCGGTAGCGGCAGCGACTGCCGAGACGTTCTGCCTGCCGGGAACCCACTCGAAATGGGCGACAGTGTCGGATGGTGCGGTGACCGGCTTTTCGACCTACCTGACCGGCGAGATGTTTGCATTGCTGTGCGAACATTCGATCCTGCGGCACTCGGTCGGGTCAAGCCGCCAGGTCGCCGCCGACAATCCGGTCTTCCTCGACCGGCTGCGCGATACGCTGGCATCGCCGGACGTTTTGCTTTCGCGGCTCTTTTCCATCCGCGCCGCCGGCCTGCTCGCCGGCCTGTCGCAAACCGACGCCGCTGCCGCGCTCTCGGGGCATCTGATCGGCGCCGAGATCGCGGCCGTACAAGCGCGGCTGGCGGGTGACGGCAGCACGGTGGTGCTCGTCGCGAGCGGCGCCATCGTGCCGCTTTACGAAGCGGCGATGAACGCCGCCGATCTGCCCTATCGTCTCGTCGATGCGGAAACGGCCGTGCGTGCCGGGCTGCTCGACGCGGCGCGGACACTCCTGGCGCCCAAAGGCTGA
- a CDS encoding 2-dehydro-3-deoxy-6-phosphogalactonate aldolase produces the protein MSPTAPWPSLPVGIVAILRGIKPHEALSVGEALVEAGISAIEVPLNSPEPFKSIDVLAKHLPENCLIGAGTVLTAENVDRLCDAGGELLVSPNIDVDVMQRAADRRLVTMPGVFTPSEALSALRLGATALKFFPASVLQPAGIKAIRAVLPAAALVGAVGGISERDFEAYRSAGVSVFGLGTSLYQPGFDAAEVGRRARNAVTAWQSLSA, from the coding sequence ATGTCCCCCACCGCTCCCTGGCCGAGCCTGCCCGTTGGCATCGTCGCAATCCTGCGGGGTATCAAGCCTCACGAAGCCCTGTCGGTTGGCGAGGCGCTGGTCGAAGCAGGGATTTCGGCGATCGAGGTGCCGCTCAACTCTCCCGAGCCGTTCAAGTCGATCGACGTGCTGGCGAAGCACCTGCCCGAAAACTGCCTGATCGGCGCCGGTACCGTGCTGACGGCGGAGAATGTCGACCGGCTTTGCGACGCCGGCGGGGAACTCCTTGTCAGTCCCAACATCGACGTCGACGTCATGCAAAGAGCCGCCGACCGGCGGCTGGTGACGATGCCCGGCGTGTTCACGCCCAGCGAGGCTTTGTCCGCCTTGCGCCTCGGTGCGACGGCACTGAAATTCTTCCCGGCCTCGGTGCTGCAGCCGGCCGGCATCAAGGCGATCCGTGCGGTGCTTCCGGCCGCCGCGCTGGTAGGCGCGGTCGGCGGCATTTCGGAACGGGATTTTGAAGCCTACCGCTCTGCCGGTGTGTCGGTGTTCGGCCTCGGAACGAGCCTTTACCAGCCCGGCTTCGATGCCGCGGAGGTTGGTCGCCGGGCGAGAAACGCAGTCACCGCCTGGCAGTCTCTTTCGGCGTAG
- the mtnA gene encoding S-methyl-5-thioribose-1-phosphate isomerase: protein MNVGDRHFRTIWVNEDGWGVDIIDQRWLPHEFRVETLRDVKATATAIRDMWVRGAPLIGVTAAYGMALAMRADPSDTALDATWERLHATRPTAINLKWALDGMRSFLRPLPEAERAAAAYRRAGELADEDVELNRGIGRNGLAVIREIAGRKKPGEPVNILTHCNAGWLATVDYGTATSPIYLAGEENIPVHVYVDETRPRNQGAQLTAWEMAGHGVPHTLIVDNAGGHLMQRGAIDMVIVGTDRTTANGDVCNKIGTYLKALAAHDNGVPFYVALPSPTIDWTISDGLRDVPIEERADEEVSLVWGRDADGEVRQVRISPEATPAANPAFDVTPARLVTGLITERGIAAASTDGLKALFPEKVAAA, encoded by the coding sequence GTGAACGTCGGAGATCGTCATTTCCGCACCATCTGGGTGAACGAGGACGGCTGGGGGGTCGACATCATCGACCAGCGCTGGCTGCCGCACGAATTTCGCGTCGAGACCTTGCGCGACGTGAAAGCAACCGCGACCGCGATCCGCGACATGTGGGTGCGCGGCGCGCCGCTGATCGGCGTCACCGCCGCCTATGGCATGGCGCTCGCCATGCGTGCCGACCCGTCCGACACCGCCCTCGACGCTACCTGGGAAAGGCTTCACGCCACGCGCCCGACGGCGATCAATCTGAAATGGGCGCTCGACGGCATGCGTTCCTTCCTGCGCCCGCTGCCGGAGGCCGAGCGCGCGGCTGCCGCCTACCGGCGCGCCGGCGAGCTGGCCGACGAGGATGTCGAGCTCAACCGCGGCATCGGCCGCAACGGCCTTGCCGTCATCCGCGAGATCGCTGGGCGCAAGAAGCCGGGCGAACCGGTCAACATCCTCACCCACTGCAATGCCGGCTGGCTCGCCACCGTCGACTACGGCACCGCCACCTCGCCGATCTACCTGGCAGGCGAGGAAAACATCCCCGTCCACGTCTATGTCGACGAGACCCGGCCCAGGAACCAGGGCGCACAACTCACCGCCTGGGAGATGGCCGGCCACGGCGTGCCGCACACGCTGATCGTCGACAATGCCGGCGGCCACCTGATGCAGCGCGGCGCTATCGACATGGTGATCGTCGGCACCGACCGCACGACCGCCAATGGCGACGTCTGCAACAAGATCGGCACCTATCTGAAGGCGCTCGCCGCGCATGACAACGGGGTGCCTTTCTACGTCGCCCTGCCCTCGCCCACCATTGACTGGACGATCTCGGACGGGCTCAGGGACGTGCCGATCGAGGAACGTGCCGACGAGGAGGTCTCCCTGGTCTGGGGACGCGACGCCGATGGCGAAGTCCGCCAGGTGCGCATCTCGCCGGAGGCAACACCCGCCGCCAACCCCGCCTTTGACGTCACCCCGGCGCGGCTCGTCACCGGGCTCATCACCGAACGCGGCATCGCCGCGGCCTCGACCGACGGGCTCAAGGCGCTGTTCCCGGAAAAGGTTGCCGCGGCCTGA